A single Octopus sinensis unplaced genomic scaffold, ASM634580v1 Contig07360, whole genome shotgun sequence DNA region contains:
- the LOC115227836 gene encoding potassium voltage-gated channel protein Shaker-like, whose amino-acid sequence MVPGCDYERCERVVINVSGLRFETQLRTLAQFPDTLLGNPKKRNRYYDPLRNEYFFDRNRPSFDAILYYYQSGGRLRKPVNVPLDVFSEEIKFYELGAEAIEKYRDDEGFIKEEERPLPENEFQRRVWLLFEYPESSTAARLIAIFSVVIILLSIVIFCLETLPEFKHYRLVNETIEEDDIPKFGEPFFIIETCCIIWFTSELMVRFASCPEKIGFFKNIMNLIDIVAIIPYFITLGTVIADENKSNNQAMSLAILRVIRLVRVFRIFKLSRHSKGLQILGQTLKASMRELGLLIFFLFIGVILFSSAVYFAEADAEQTHFKSIPDAFWWAVVTMTTVGYGDMRPIGVWGKLVGSLCAIAGVLTIALPVPVIVSNFNYFYHRETENDDKDKYHHVTSAINYPEKRSSYTSENGSDIMEMEEGSVINERIKENHATKINNPTNLNMNNLSIETDV is encoded by the coding sequence ATGGTTCCTGGCTGTGACTATGAACGGTGCGAACGTGTTGTCATCAACGTAAGTGGACTGCGATTTGAAACACAGTTAAGAACACTTGCCCAGTTTCCAGATACTCTGCTGGGAAATCCAAAGAAACGAAATCGTTACTATGACCCTCTCCGAAATGAATATTTCTTTGATCGGAACCGTCCAAGTTTCGATGCAATACTCTATTATTATCAAAGTGGGGGTCGGTTACGAAAACCGGTAAATGTACCTTTGGATGTATTTTCAGAGGAAATTAAGTTTTATGAACTTGGTGCTGAAGCAATTGAAAAATATCGTGATGATGAAGGATTTATTAAAGAGGAAGAACGTCCACTTCCTGAGAATGAATTTCAACGTCGTGTATGGCTTCTATTTGAGTATCCAGAGAGTTCTACAGCTGCACGTCTGATAGCTATATTTTCTGTGGTAATAATTTTACTTTCTATTGTGATATTTTGCCTTGAAACTTTGCCTGAATTCAAACATTACAGGCTTGTAAATGAAAcaatcgaagaagatgatatacCAAAATTTGGAGAAccttttttcattattgaaacaTGCTGCATAATATGGTTCACATCAGAACTTATGGTGAGATTTGCATCTTGCCCTGAAAAAATAGGATTCTTTAAGAACATAATGAATCTCATTGATATTGTTGCTATCATTCCATACTTCATTACATTAGGTACAGTGATTGCAGATGAGAATAAGAGCAACAATCAGGCAATGTCTCTGGCTATTCTTAGAGTTATTAGATTAGTTAGAGTTTTTCGTATATTTAAGCTTTCAAGACATTCAAAAGGTTTACAAATTCTTGGTCAGACATTGAAAGCTAGTATGAGAGAACTTGgcttattaatattctttttattcattgGGGTCATTTTATTTTCTAGTGCTGTGTATTTTGCTGAAGCTGATGCTGAGCAGACACATTTTAAAAGTATTCCAGACGCCTTTTGGTGGGCTGTAGTCACCATGACAACAGTTGGCTATGGTGATATGCGGCCCATTGGAGTATGGGGTAAATTGGTAGGGTCATTGTGTGCCATTGCTGGTGTATTAACCATAGCTTTACCTGTTCCCGTTATTGTTtccaattttaattatttttaccatagagagacagagaatgatgATAAAGACAAATATCACCATGTTACATCTGCAATAAACTATCCAGAAAAAAGGAGTTCATATACTTCTGAAAATGGATCTGATATTATGGAGATGGAAGAGGGTAGTGTCATTAATGAAAGAATCAAAGAAAACCATGCTACCAAAATTAACAATCCCACTAACTTAAATATGAATAATCTCAGTATTGAAACTGATGTATGA